A part of Rickettsia canadensis str. McKiel genomic DNA contains:
- the recJ gene encoding single-stranded-DNA-specific exonuclease RecJ, whose protein sequence is MKPRASINGKIWQQKVINEDIVMELCRSFKISDLLARIVSLRVNNLAEVENFLIPKIKNLLPDPFHLLDMAKAVDRTVKAILNNQKICIFADYDVDGATSAALLKNIFRDLNIICDIYVPDRIAEGYGPTPFAIQKIKDNSTELLITVDCGTMAHEALKYAKDISLDVIVIDHHIATEILPDAVAIINPNRIDEKSEYKHLAAVGVAFLFATAILSNLKQQNYFTKSPQPNLINYLDLVALGTVCDMVKLTGINRAFVASGLKVMQQRQNIGIKTLYDIVGLNEIPKCYHLGFILGPRINAGGRVGKSSLGANLLSTSCSNEASKLAEELEKHNNERKLIELLMIEEAMEIAWTQQDSSLLFIVKEGWHPGVIGIVAGRLKEKFDKPVAVVALNDGIGKASCRSITGIDFGAEIINAKNHGLLIAGGGHTMAAGFTVTAEKLQELQEFLNNAFRTSINKLENYKQVEYDLDLSLNSINLHLMEELSSIEPFGQGNHEPIFKFDNLFVLKAYIVGSKHIKALLVHNTQGSGSKALSAIAFNSVGTAFEEVLLSPKAKNIAAIGTLRTSNWQDNYTIQLIIKDIITT, encoded by the coding sequence ATGAAACCACGAGCATCTATAAACGGTAAAATCTGGCAGCAGAAAGTGATTAACGAAGATATAGTCATGGAATTATGTCGGAGTTTTAAAATTAGTGATTTACTTGCTAGAATAGTATCATTAAGAGTAAACAATCTAGCAGAAGTAGAAAATTTTTTGATACCGAAAATCAAAAATTTATTACCTGATCCTTTTCATCTACTTGATATGGCTAAAGCAGTAGATAGAACTGTTAAAGCTATTTTAAATAACCAAAAAATATGTATCTTTGCCGATTATGATGTGGACGGTGCTACTTCAGCTGCTTTACTTAAAAATATCTTTAGAGATTTAAATATAATATGTGATATTTATGTTCCTGATCGTATAGCTGAAGGATACGGTCCAACTCCTTTTGCTATACAAAAAATTAAAGATAACAGCACTGAATTATTAATTACGGTTGATTGTGGTACTATGGCACATGAAGCCCTAAAATATGCAAAAGACATTAGCCTTGATGTTATAGTCATCGATCATCATATAGCTACGGAAATATTACCAGATGCAGTAGCTATAATAAATCCAAATCGTATTGATGAAAAAAGCGAATATAAACATTTGGCAGCCGTAGGAGTTGCTTTCTTATTTGCAACTGCCATATTATCGAACTTAAAGCAGCAGAATTATTTTACAAAATCTCCTCAACCTAATTTAATAAACTATTTAGATTTAGTAGCTCTTGGTACTGTTTGTGATATGGTAAAACTAACAGGGATAAATCGTGCGTTTGTAGCAAGCGGATTGAAAGTAATGCAACAAAGGCAGAACATAGGGATTAAAACATTATATGATATAGTAGGGCTTAATGAAATACCGAAATGTTATCATTTAGGTTTTATTTTAGGTCCGCGTATCAATGCAGGCGGTAGAGTAGGGAAGTCAAGTTTAGGTGCTAATCTCTTATCTACTAGCTGTTCTAATGAAGCAAGCAAATTAGCTGAAGAACTTGAAAAGCATAATAATGAGCGTAAACTCATTGAGTTATTAATGATAGAAGAAGCGATGGAAATTGCTTGGACACAACAAGATAGTAGTTTATTATTTATTGTAAAAGAAGGATGGCATCCAGGTGTTATAGGAATCGTTGCTGGTAGGCTCAAAGAAAAATTTGATAAGCCGGTAGCGGTTGTGGCTTTAAATGACGGAATTGGTAAAGCTTCATGCCGTTCTATTACAGGTATTGATTTTGGAGCTGAAATTATCAATGCTAAAAACCATGGTTTACTAATAGCAGGAGGCGGACATACTATGGCAGCAGGTTTTACTGTAACTGCTGAAAAATTACAAGAATTACAGGAATTTTTAAATAACGCCTTTAGAACTAGTATAAATAAGCTAGAAAATTATAAGCAAGTAGAATATGATCTTGACCTGAGTCTCAATAGTATTAATTTACATTTAATGGAAGAATTAAGTAGTATAGAACCTTTTGGACAAGGTAACCATGAGCCTATATTTAAATTTGATAATTTATTTGTATTAAAAGCATATATTGTCGGAAGTAAACATATTAAAGCCTTGCTTGTTCATAATACACAAGGTTCTGGTAGTAAAGCTTTATCTGCTATCGCTTTTAATTCGGTAGGCACTGCTTTT